GATTTCATAGGAGATAATCGAGAATTATCTCGTATATGAaacatttgttaataatttttccaaaaaCGTTAAGCTTTTCTATCGATTTCATTGTTCGTTTGTAGAATGACGATAGCGTACGGAACGGATTTAGtaggattattatttaatttttctttttctttttttttgtgttataAGTGAGATTCTGGTTATCTCTACCGTTccttttaattcattattttttattttttatcttacagAATGCTCTTTAATGTGACAGATTATAAATTACACTTAGTTGATAATTTTAACAGATTGGAGGTCAAAAGCTCTTAagtgatctttttctttttttaaatcgattgttCTTTCGAGACTATTTTTTGggctaatttttttattcatatagcACAATTAGAATCCCGTAAGAACTTTTGGTCTATCCTGTATTtctaattatactttttattataaactaaACATCtagtatacatttttttatgagaaatgattttaaaaagagagaagccaTAATTCTAAGTACGAcggaaataatcgattaagaAGCAACAGAATAATTTAAGGATTGGGGACActgtaaagagaaaatgtaagtCTAACGATCGTGGGGTGCTTGCTCTTTCTTATTAACTTAAATCGGATCAGAGAAAAGATTCTGTTATGcgtttagagagagagagaacgacgatTTTTATCGTATGATTAGGACGTTCTAAATGGACGTcgtattttttcaaaacttcAAATAAATGtgcgaaacttttttttttctttcccaaaATGTTTTACATTGTTCGCTTATCTCACGAACACGTAggagatattaatattatataaaagttattatcGATTACTATGTTCGATTGAAAACGtctaaaaatgaaaatcgacTTATACGatcgtatatttaatatcgaggtaatattattcgtatatatattaaatatatatatatattaaaaaaatatatatacgaacacACACGTGCGTGATTGAAATACTTCATTCGATTATGTAACATttgtcatatttatttatcatattttcattctttgaaCGCATGCCAACCGCAATACTAACAACTGGAAGCGTGGACTTCCGTTCTTGTCTAGGGTAAGTTACCGTAactttaattatcattttaagtTCGTGTCCcgttaatgataataacactTTATTAGgacgtatattatttaatgatagCCTATATATCACGATCGTGTTTGTAATCGAGTTATAATCTAAGACGATGACTACCATGCATGGTATTTTATCGGAAAGTGATTCAGTCATCGTTTCGTATAACTATTCCACGAATGGAATGACTGAATTCCTTACATTCCCGATTTGacagttaaaaaaagattcagctagatttatcgtaaaattgaATTACCTTAAGATGTAGATAGAGGTTCAGCCTATTGTTTCAATTTAAAGTATTAtatcctatttctttttttcttaatatattttttgtaattctttttttctttaattttttttttatcgatattttttattgagaaCAAACGATACTTTCAATTATCCTCGAATAATAAAAGGCACCTCGTACAACAATTTACGTATTTTGTTCTacttcgataaattttcaaatgaccagcatatagatacatatattggtctaacatttatataaaatagaagcATCTCTCTAGCTGTACCATTAACGTTCCACCCATGACAGACAGTAGAGATTATTAAGAATACAATGAGAAGGATTTTTCCCAATGACATAATCTTCCCACGCGTCTCTACATTTATTATTCACGAAAATCATACTATAGAAAACACATATCTACGTTAGGATATATCCTTTGCTATTCAAGATATATACATCGAGTTTTTCGCTTACTCATTTTCCCTCCTTGATGCCAATGTTGgacgatattttatttgataataagtagttaattataattgtctATTACGTCTATCACGAATAAGACGGATTAGTAGCTAGgagttaataaaatttgtcgagTCAGACTTGACACGTAGATGAATTAATCGAATCAAATATCGTCCAACACTCTCTCGaatagtttctcttttttattcccctTATACAATGTTACTTTGTTCCggtatatcgaaaaaaatgttaatgcaAGACAGATGACAAAatgttgataaataatttcaggTGGTACCGAGTGGTCTTCGAAAGATCTTCCACGTAAGAATAGCAATTGGAATTTTTTGTCCTTTGatctatattaaatgaaataattaattcattaattacgACTCCCACGATATTTTACATCCAAAGGCGCCAAGATCGAAATCCTTTGGTAGAATCGAATATGTCGTACCAccttattttttcctttcttttctttccttccatcgtttttctattttacagtGTGTTCgcatattttttacaataatcaCACGACTCGCGGAAGAACACTAATTATTAACCAAGAAAAGGTACCTATCTTTTATAACGGTTGGGAGACTTCGACTATTGTTTAGTAgtgttaaatctttttttttgtgtgtgtgcCATATAACTCGATTTCTTTAGTCATTTCAGTAACTTATCGTGTTTTATTGCTCcgtacgttttttttttacgtcgaGTTAACAGCGTTAAAGTGAAATGAATTTAGAATATCGACGTATATAGCCTCGTCAAtgttagaaaaattgttaCGACTAtaacaaaggaagaaaaaaaaaggataaataatagtaattgcaataaaaatatcgagatgatgaaaaaaaaggatcgataTCTTGGCGCACGCGTTTGTCGGAAAACATTTGTTGATCGTAAAAACACGacgtatattttaaatagcttttttcttttcttttttacgcgGCACTTAAATGCGTCAGAATCGACGATGAATTAGAAGGaacattttagaaaatatatactaatCGCGAATTAATTCATCTTCGACGATCTTgacgttattatatatatacgcattaAAAATGCATCGTCCACGTATTTCGCACGCAGACCTGGCTAAAATATCacataaaaatatcaagaagAATAAGATAATCATTGATGGATTTAGCTTTTCAAGGGACCCGAGTCGTCGGATATTTTTTGGACTTTATTAATgtaaatcaattattcattattcgatatatatattttctcactTCGTCGACCATTCATGCGaaagatgaaatgaaaaagaaacttatcAGATTGGATTATACGTGAATTCGTCACTGAACATtgtgataaattaaaaaaataaagtaaaataaaaatcgcaGATCATTttacagatatattttatctaagtCTGTGTTAGCGCACACACGCTTTACGTTCTCGCACCTGTAGAATTTATTCGGAAAATCCTTACACATTTTGTAAGATATATCTTACGTAATCCGATATACAGCCATCacaaagataattatatagagaaaaaaaaaaaatcatgtcaCTGGCATTGAACCGAGACGAGATGTCAGTCGTATACGATCAAGGCGATCATGTTTGCGGATCTCTTTAAGTAACAacacttacgtacgtacgtctgTGTTACCAAGcaaacataaaaattatcttcttttttctttttctttctctttttaatacaataatgTCAAGAACGCAACCGTGTCTATTCATCGTTTGATcgctcttattattattttttccttttttattatcaaaaatatgtcgaaatatttattaaagggTACCACaaaaatcgatcgtatcgCGAGGTGccttttttaattcaatattaacATCAAGATTTATATTAAGATACAATATTCTTTAATCTTTCCCGACAATCGTTAAATActcgtagaaatatttttaatagcaaATTGATGTACTTTCAAGtacatgttttcttttttctccccttctctctctcccctctcccaATTATAGTACACCCTTTACGTTTTAAAACATTCGGATCGTTAAGTTTTCTTGTGGATGTTCTGATTAGATATAGGTACAAGTTATtatcgagaaatatatatatacacatattggaaactataataatattcctttcttatcgattattaGGATGTAATCGGCAATTTACTCaatcgaaacaaaaattttaagaagacgttcgtttttatcgatgatataacacttctttctctcgtcccCCCCAAAACTATGTCGAATCAATGATTTTTCCCAATTTGTCGAACCTCCTCTCTTGCATGTCACCGCAACGATCCATAGATCACCATGTTTtgtcgttaaaagaaaaatgtgcgatatataataataaaagcacACGTTTTTGcacgttgttgttgttgttgtatttcaaaataaaagagtgactttgtttttttctatacctttttttatttttcagtttttcttctttctttgtgttTTCCCAAATTTCATTGCAAAAAATAACACGTAGTTGATATATCTGTGTACAGGACGAGCTAACCAGGATGGGATGAGTTTTCAAATCAGTTGTACTTTTTTATCGAGACTTCAAggctgattttttttttgtcagaaCGTAAAACTACAAGTTAGGCTTGTAGAGAAGGCattaattaagataattaGTCTAATTAATTAGCtcgtaaaaaagtaattgatttttaatatcgtctaGGAATGTTTGGCCCAGcctgtacatatgtatatatagatagatatatgaatacacatacatacgtacgtacattcatgttctaatttttttttttatcaattgatTATAGGTAATGAACCAGGAGGTCAAAAAGGAGACCCCATTGCAGTTCAAGTTTCGTGCGAAATTTTATCCCGAAGACGTTGCGGAGGAATTGATACAGGATATCACGCTTCGTCTCTTTTATTTGCAGGTgcgtgagagaaagaacagaGAATTTAATAACACAATCATCCTAATTGTACtgtctttattatatttaaccgaggagttttcatttatttatttatttattcatttatctcttttcttccattaGTTCTCTTCTGCCCTCTGACAGTAAGagtatacttaaaaaaattataacgttttccttcttctaagaaaaaaataataattgttattatgtaagatgagataaaaaaaaaaatcttgcgATTTATTATCGCAATTAGAGAGTGCGCGAAATAGGTACTCTTGTGAGCCTCTCATTTTATACATGCGATGCGTAACCTTGAATAGAAAAGTCCAATCttgataatatatcaataaagattagtcgattattatattgttaattaaattgcCAGGAGCAACGTTTAAATATTCGAATGAAATCTATCGTTATTTATATCCGTTTTGCACTGGGAACTTTTAACATGGAAACgttgtaaaattttcttttataggtGAAAAATGCTATTCTCAGTGATGAAATTTACTGCCCACCTGAAACATCCGTATTGCTTGCATCTTATGCGGTTCAAGCTAGACACGGTGATTTTCAAAAAGGAATTCACACTCCCGGCTTTTTAGCTAACGATCGCTTATTACCACAGCGAGTTGTGGATCAACATAAAATGAGTAAAGAAGAATGGGAGAGTTCGATAACTAATTGGTGGCAAGAACATCGCGGTATGTTGAGAGAAGATGCTATGATGGAATACTTGAAGATTGCTCAGGTGATAAAGCAACACAacgatttatatatctctctatagatgttacatttttttaatttatattttaatctttccttatttcttttcatcgggattaatttttgttttttttctgtttctttttttttttctttatataggATTTAGAAATGTATGGagttaattatttcgaaattcgtaataaaaaaggaacagaaTTATGGTTGGGCGTCGATGCTTTAGgtttgaatatttatgaaaaggaTGATAAACTTACTCCTAAGATTGGTTTTCCTTGGTCtgagataagaaatatttctttcaacgaaaagaaatttattattaaaccgATAGATAAGAAAGCACCagactttattttctttgctaCAAGAGTGAAGATTAATAAGAGAATTTTGGCACTTTGTATGGGCAATCATGAATTATATATGCGTAGACGTAAGCCGGATACTATTGATGTTCAGCAAATgaaggtatatacatatacatatatagatatatacgtattattgaaagtttcattttaagaatattttttttcctttcgatataATCAACCTAtgattatttgattaatttgcTACTTCTGAGTGCCGTGATAATAGAATATCGAATGAGGGCATTATCTatagataaatgtataaattcaGAGTCATTCTACCGAAAGTATTCGATATACgtggtaatatttttttcaaggctcaagcaagagaagaaaaaatcgcgAAGCAGCAGCAAAGGGAAAAATTGCAATTGGAAATTGCAGCGAGAGAACGTgcagaaaagaaacaacaagaGTACGAGGAAAGGCTAAGAAATATGGCCGAAGAAATGGATAGGCGACAGGCTGAATTAAACGAAGCTCAAGAGATGATCAGACGTTTGGAAGAACAATTGAAACAATTGCAGGCTGCGAAGGAGGAATTAGAAGATCGTCAAAAggtatttattacttataaatatCTTCAACGACTGATAATCTTATGGTTGTGAATCTTCTTTACAATGTACTTTATTATTGATAGGAATTGACGGCAATGATGGAAAAGTTAGAACTCTCTCATGAAATGGAAGCCGCAGAACGTGCTAAGTTGGAACAAGAGATTAGAGCTAAGCAAGAGGAGGTGCAACGTATACAATCCGAAGTAGAAGCAAAAGACGCAGAAGCTAGGAGATTACAGGAGGAGTTTGAAGCTGCCAAGtattcattgttttttttttatttattctttatcaatACGTTCGTAATTTTTCACGTATTTACAATTGCTTATTATTTCATCTTCGAGTAGACTTAGGCAAGAGGAAGCTGATCGAGCTTTCCAAGCTAGTACAActcctcatcatcatcatgtagaagaaaatgaggagggagaggaagaaggcGAAGATGAGGTTCCGAATTGTGATGTTACTAAAGATCTTGCTACGGATGAATCAATAATTGATCCAGTCGAAGAGAGACGTACTTTGgctgaaagaaacgaacgtcTTAACGATCAATTGAAggtgatttattatataattaatcaattgaaattaattcttcttttgacGTTCTATCTTatagttatattaattatatatataatatcataaataattaattattatacatcaaaaacatatatataaatattaacaaaataattctacATGTATTCatcgattcgatttattttaggCATTGAAGCAAGATCTTGCGCAATCACGAGACGAAACCAAGGAAACTGTTATGGATAAAATTCATAGGGAAAATGTTCGTCAAGGACGTGACAAGTATAAAACGCTTCGTGAAATTCGCAAGGGAAATACCAAACGTCGTGTCGATCAATTTgagaatatgtaaaatatgtgcgtatattTATCCACACGCCcgaatgcatttttattatctcattttttaaatttcatctaTTTCGTATCATTATACGAAATGTTATTATTGCAcatgagagatagagagagataaagagagagagagaggattcaATGTCCTACGTATATATCACTAGATTTTTATCGTCATTCCTTTGaattgaaaattatcttataatcgattttttaattcttgtgCCACGCAACGTAattgatacattttttttttttttttagagcgATTTATATAATCCTATCGCATTGAGACACTATTCATTCTCATCATCAATATCCAACttataaaattcgattataaaCACATTATGGCAATGAATCTAAACTCTTTATGAGTTTAGCAAAAAAGGAAAGCGACGagcgatttattatattacgatatCTTCCAAATATGCTTCCATATATCAATTATGATTCAATATCAAACGCGCTTCATTCTCAACAAGTTTTAGGTATTGAGATAGATCATTTGTGTCTTTTCTTCGAGATCAGAgttatattattctctttagtataaatattttttctttctttttttctttccttctttctttttttaaatcttgcAAAAATACTTCTCATATTCGTTAGAATAGTATTTGGCAATAAGCTAACTCACTCTCTCCTAATTATATTTAgctattttctatctttgttcTCGTGCTCgcgtttattataattctgTCGTCGAGAATGTgctaagaatattattattatgatctaTGTTCCTTATTATTCGTATCATGAACAACAAAAATTTCGAAcattcgtcttcttctttttcttcttctttttcttcttcttctcttatatatattttgttctcGTCCTAAGTATTATCGTTGatcggttaaaaaaaaaaaaaaaaaaaaaaaatagaaaaaaaaacgcttTCAATATGGTGCAGACATAactttcctttaacaattaccacgttacatttttttttcgtcatgGTCTTCATCACACGTACAGGATGGATCAAAAGTTCCTAGATTATTTTagaaatcaattactcttttacttctttacgAGATTCTATAACTATAAATCTAGAAAGGcttgaaaaagagtaatttattatgaaaatcgTATAGGAATTTTTTATCCATTCTGACAATCCGTCGTTTATTCTCCGTCCTTCGTTAAAGGATAACATTCGAagaaatacacacacaaacacatatccTCCCCTTAGCACGTATATTACCACTTGACAATTGTCAATGATAACGTGGCGATATATAACTGCATCTCCGAGTTCAACGAGATATAAATAGTTTTAGATTTGGGACAAGtgtgtaaattaaaaaattcgtacttttctctctctctgaggGTTTTAAATGAATCCGAATACAAAGttgatttgtatttttttttctttcctttttttttatatatatatatagaaaaataccGAAAATTCTGATTAGGAGAAAAGTTTATAGAATTAAAACTgcaatgaataatatattggCGTTTGTTTAGAATGTGTTGTGAACATAGTAATAACGGAAAGATAACATGCAACATATCTCTTTGTTATAACTCAGTCTTATTGCAACGTTACAATATGTGTGTGAAACACTTACAATTTAATAATGGAAGTGGTGTAACTATGAAAAATCTATTGagcgaatattttctttcctttttttttctttttttttctctttttttttttcttttctcctaaTGAATCCTTAGACAACACACAACAATGAGCGAGTCATAAAACTTATGTGGCTTATAAAACTGTATTTTTGCAACTTTTAGCACGTGcgaatttctatattattactgATAAGCgcaatttctatatttaacaCTTGTGGCCTTTATCGATATACGTACGTTGAATCAATATACTGTAGCAAACATAGAAGCTTAGGGACTTAGCCCTTAGTTtcacatattttttcatgaaagCCCAAATCAACGTacacgagaaagatagagatgggatgaatgaatgaatgaatgagagaaagagagagagagagagagagagaagaaaaatatgttttaacataaaaattctctgtgtatatgtgtgagagaaagattgaatgaagtaatgaatgaatgaacgaaagaaagaaagaaaaaaactaaaaaaaaaagaaaagaaaaaaaaatcaaataaatatgataatatggTTGTCTGGTACACCATGTAATTCTTTGaaacgattcttttctttttttttatttatttttttatcttattatctttttttctctttttttttttttaaaggaaaatcatgtggaagaaaaaaagaatttgataaaaCTTTAAGACACACAACAATCTCTTAATGctgccaatttttttttttttcttttctttttttctcatgttTTGAAGAAATActattaaacgataataataaaatacaatcaTTTTTGAATCAATGTTAggtaaaggaagagagagagagagagagggagaggattGTGAGATAATTATTAGAATGATTACAGAGTTTGTACTTTggtaatgatttattattacacgTTATTGTAATAtgcaaaagaaagattaacaCTACAGGAGGAacaataatatagatattttttgattatatttaatattaaaatttataaattagtaacattatattattattaatatttacaatttcgtagcgttattattattataattattattattattagtaattattattattagttgtagtaatattattattattaattattaatattattattattcaaggAATAGTATCGAATGAAAGTTAGAACAGAGAGCATTTTATAGTCGTCTATTTGTACTCATAAGTATAGTGAttatacgtgcatatatatatataaaaaaagatagttaAGCATGACGCACGATAATGTCACTTTGTAAGATTTGAAGAATAGACGAATAcagtttttataaataattcgtcTCGATACTCTAccaactataataatatttggatACTTAGATTTCATATTGAGACATTCCAGAGAATAATTGTTGGTGCAGTGTCCGATCTACGTTAGGTCTTTGGTCATtttctaatctaatctaatctgCTAAAATTGTGAATTTTTTGTGCTATTtggaagaatattttatacaatatatttggATCTTATATCTGAGAATATACATAATGGTTAGGACACAAAAATGTacttaatcatttatatacatttgtatttgaaaatttcatatataggTAGAGATGATTTTTAACTGTTGTGTCTTTttctatacttctttttttttttttctttatctttttctttttcttcttatcaacgacatacgtatatgattaaatataaacgCGTTAAGTATTCTGACGTAGATACGTGAACGAACGTAATTCAGAGAAGTTTTTTAAAAGGTAATGCAGAACTGTGTGTTAACATAGTTACTTTTTTGCGCATCAATTCTTAGGTCTCAGACAAAGTCTCTTCGTTCGTCGCACGATctgtaaatatgtaaatcaAAGTCATtaagtttttctatttctggCTCCGTGATAGAACGAACTTGTTTTCGTTACCTTTTCATCAAATGCACCGATGGACTGCCTATAATTGTGCTGTGTTATGTCtacattcataaataattatctggTTGTGTCTACCGCGTTGTAATATCCTCGGTgctataacattttttaagaatatgaaagatagaacttttataaaaacaaaaatgtctGGATAAATTTTCAACATTGCCTTCGTCGTGTTAATccaacttttcatttttcttttttagagactttctctatatctttttaacaCACCATTTTCGcgcaattattttattcaacaaTTCAATCAAACGTATGCATTAGGAGATATACACGTGAGGTACAGATGCGAATAcaactcttttattttattaataaaaaaacacgtataaaaagaaagataacattTATTTGTTGGTACGaggatataagaaaattacttGTATTTAGCTAAGGAAACtagaaattgtttaaataaaacaagtaGTATCGTACTTTTTCGCTTGCGTTGTTGTctttagtttttttatttatttctttattcggGAGGTGGAGACTCCGTTAAAAACGTAGTCGATCTGTTGTACCGACGTGTGTTATCAGTGAGGTATGGTAAATTTTTAGATCGACCGTCGATATTGTAGATTTAGTGTTGGGAACCTTCTCGCGCCATCTATTAGATCAATCGGAATTATCGAAAGTTTTTCTTCGActcttcttcgatcgatcgagcaataaaaaaagaaaagatctgcGCATGTATAAAATACCTGCGCCTAAAAGACGTCTAGGTAGACGTCGACCCCGTCGAGTTAGTTGGTTGTCAACGCTGTTTTCTATCGAACaatgttttttaattcaacgagagaaaaaaatgtcgaggAATTGTTCAGTTCCGATTATTCCGATGACGAAGGCAACGACGTCAGGTGggtgaaaaatttttcatctatATTAGATATCAAACACGTGCCAGTTTTACGTAATTTCTTGTTAGTCTGGTAttagtgaaagaaaagaagcaaccGGCGTGACTATTCCCATTGCTTTCACAGACATTATGACGAtcttcacttttttatttatgattgaaaaaatttctgcAAGCGATGTTTCTTTTGCCGATGATTTAAGTATTTAATCTTATTGCGAGTGTCTTTATTCGACGATATAGTGTAGATACATTGACGTGCATCGAAGATAAGAGTGACacgaattatttgaaatttcgttGCATGTACCGTTCTTTTTTAGCTGTCCAAAAATAGACATTCGGACGCCGCATTGTTCACGTGTTCCCGCGTAATTCAAACGTCGTGGACtgtttaaatcaaatatttcgaatatatttttttttgtaaacctATTTGTCGtgtaatacattttttgtggttttatcgattataaagGGGTATAAAATTGagataattttcaaagaaacatttttattttatagttcCATTCAAAATCgttctatgaaatattttctatggaAAACTATATTCTCATTATCAGTTACGCAATATTCCTGTATTGTTCCTGTATTAATAAGCTGTCATGAAAATGCGAGGGCTTGTGTAATCCGATTCCCATTTGCACAACGCTTCAAAGCGCAGGACTTGgctttgtatatacatatatatatacatatgtatatatatatatatatatatatatatatatatatatacatacacacacacgattAATCAGTTATCTAACGGTCGGTTACGATAAGGACATTAAGATTAACTTATTGTGATTATTTCTGCGCGTTTATTTTCCatcatatttctattattataattataattataatcataatcataattataatcataattataattataattataataattatcatcattattatcattattattcattttcatttccattttcaTTTCGACGATTATCATCGAGATGGTCGAATAGTATTATTTTGGCGCCAATAAAAAGGCGGGATattcaaattgaaaatttccaTTTGATGTTCTTTCGTACGTTTTTATGACGAGACATTCCTTTCAATCCATGATaattttacagaaaaaaagatttgtacAGTCCAACAACCGAATACGAAGAATCGATACAGGCTATGTGTGATATTTATGGACAAACTCCACCCAGAACACGTCTCAGTCGTAAGAAAAGACACATGAAACAAAAACTGGCAGAAGGGTATGCCCTTAATTAGCTTAATTAAACCTTATTTtctgaattaatttatttcgtgcatttcttcctttttgtctcattttttgtttctatccTTGTCTTTTTCGTTATCCAGCGtatgaatgaaaagagaatgttttctttttctacataaattttttatctgtcAAGCTTGCTATgacaaatattgaaataatttctatccttatgtacacatatgtagAAATACGTTAGTAGTGCATACTTAAATCCGTCTGATGTTCTGATgataacgatttaaaaaaatatcaaatcatATTTCTTATCAGAATGATTC
This DNA window, taken from Vespula vulgaris chromosome 19, iyVesVulg1.1, whole genome shotgun sequence, encodes the following:
- the LOC127070752 gene encoding moesin/ezrin/radixin homolog 1 isoform X3: MPKSMNVRVTTMDAELEFAIQQTTTGKQLFDQVVKTIGLREVWFFGLQYTDNKGDLTWIKLYKKRGLPFLSRVMNQEVKKETPLQFKFRAKFYPEDVAEELIQDITLRLFYLQVKNAILSDEIYCPPETSVLLASYAVQARHGDFQKGIHTPGFLANDRLLPQRVVDQHKMSKEEWESSITNWWQEHRGMLREDAMMEYLKIAQDLEMYGVNYFEIRNKKGTELWLGVDALGLNIYEKDDKLTPKIGFPWSEIRNISFNEKKFIIKPIDKKAPDFIFFATRVKINKRILALCMGNHELYMRRRKPDTIDVQQMKAQAREEKIAKQQQREKLQLEIAARERAEKKQQEYEERLRNMAEEMDRRQAELNEAQEMIRRLEEQLKQLQAAKEELEDRQKELTAMMEKLELSHEMEAAERAKLEQEIRAKQEEVQRIQSEVEAKDAEARRLQEEFEAANRLRQEEADRAFQASTTPHHHHVEENEEGEEEGEDEVPNCDVTKDLATDESIIDPVEERRTLAERNERLNDQLKALKQDLAQSRDETKETVMDKIHRENVRQGRDKYKTLREIRKGNTKRRVDQFENM
- the LOC127070752 gene encoding moesin/ezrin/radixin homolog 1 isoform X4, which produces MPKSMNVRVTTMDAELEFAIQQTTTGKQLFDQVVKTIGLREVWFFGLQYTDNKGDLTWIKLYKKVMNQEVKKETPLQFKFRAKFYPEDVAEELIQDITLRLFYLQVKNAILSDEIYCPPETSVLLASYAVQARHGDFQKGIHTPGFLANDRLLPQRVVDQHKMSKEEWESSITNWWQEHRGMLREDAMMEYLKIAQDLEMYGVNYFEIRNKKGTELWLGVDALGLNIYEKDDKLTPKIGFPWSEIRNISFNEKKFIIKPIDKKAPDFIFFATRVKINKRILALCMGNHELYMRRRKPDTIDVQQMKAQAREEKIAKQQQREKLQLEIAARERAEKKQQEYEERLRNMAEEMDRRQAELNEAQEMIRRLEEQLKQLQAAKEELEDRQKELTAMMEKLELSHEMEAAERAKLEQEIRAKQEEVQRIQSEVEAKDAEARRLQEEFEAANRLRQEEADRAFQASTTPHHHHVEENEEGEEEGEDEVPNCDVTKDLATDESIIDPVEERRTLAERNERLNDQLKALKQDLAQSRDETKETVMDKIHRENVRQGRDKYKTLREIRKGNTKRRVDQFENM
- the LOC127070752 gene encoding moesin/ezrin/radixin homolog 1 isoform X2 — translated: MPKSMNVRVTTMDAELEFAIQQTTTGKQLFDQVVKTIGLREVWFFGLQYTDNKGDLTWIKLYKKRGLPFLSRVVPSGLRKIFHVMNQEVKKETPLQFKFRAKFYPEDVAEELIQDITLRLFYLQVKNAILSDEIYCPPETSVLLASYAVQARHGDFQKGIHTPGFLANDRLLPQRVVDQHKMSKEEWESSITNWWQEHRGMLREDAMMEYLKIAQDLEMYGVNYFEIRNKKGTELWLGVDALGLNIYEKDDKLTPKIGFPWSEIRNISFNEKKFIIKPIDKKAPDFIFFATRVKINKRILALCMGNHELYMRRRKPDTIDVQQMKAQAREEKIAKQQQREKLQLEIAARERAEKKQQEYEERLRNMAEEMDRRQAELNEAQEMIRRLEEQLKQLQAAKEELEDRQKELTAMMEKLELSHEMEAAERAKLEQEIRAKQEEVQRIQSEVEAKDAEARRLQEEFEAANRLRQEEADRAFQASTTPHHHHVEENEEGEEEGEDEVPNCDVTKDLATDESIIDPVEERRTLAERNERLNDQLKALKQDLAQSRDETKETVMDKIHRENVRQGRDKYKTLREIRKGNTKRRVDQFENM